The DNA window TTCCTTGATGGTCTTCTCAGCCAGGGACATATTTCTTTGCACCAACGCCTCCACGGCATTACTAATGGCCTGTTCGGCCAAACCGGCCATCTTGAGAAGATTTTCCTTCAATTTATTTAATTCTTGCTGAAAATGGGTTTCCATGGTATCTCCTTTCCCTGCTACCCGAATTTTCCGCTAATATAATCTTCCGTTTTTTTGTTTTTCGGTCTGGTGAAAAGGTCAAAGGCCGACCCTTCTTCCACCATTTTTCCTTCCAGGAAAAAACCCACTCGATCGGCCACGCGGGAGGCCTGCTGGATATTGTGGGGTACGAGAAGGATCGTGTATTTATCTTTTAGTTTGGTGAGAGACTCCTCAATGCTGGCGGTCGAAATGGGATCCAGTCCGGAACAGGGTTCGTCGAGCATGAGGATCTCCGGTTCCAGGGCTAGCATGCGGGCAATACACAACCTCTGTTGTTGTCCTCCCGATAGCCTCAAGGCCGAGCTCTGCAGCCGGTCTTTAACCTCATCCCAAAGAACCGCAGCTTGCAGCGATTTTTCTACGATCTCTTCTAATCGGCTTT is part of the Deltaproteobacteria bacterium genome and encodes:
- a CDS encoding phosphate ABC transporter ATP-binding protein, with amino-acid sequence MEKQAKIAIQNFHFYYGTFMALKDLNLSIQPNQIFAILGPARSGKTTLLKSMNRLTDLIFGTSHTGQIFIDSQEIYGPEISLPELRRRLGMVFDLPTALPLSIFENVACGPRFKGLSEKSRLEEIVEKSLQAAVLWDEVKDRLQSSALRLSGGQQQRLCIARMLALEPEILMLDEPCSGLDPISTASIEESLTKLKDKYTILLVPHNIQQASRVADRVGFFLEGKMVEEGSAFDLFTRPKNKKTEDYISGKFG